In the Bacillus amyloliquefaciens DSM 7 = ATCC 23350 genome, TCACAAGCTTTTGCTGTTCTTCCGTAAATTCAACGGAACGGGCAGGCTTTTCTTGTTCGAAAGCTTCTTTTAATTTAGACAGAATGTCAAACTCAAAAACCGCTTCTTTGTCTTTTTGCTTCGCAAGCTTGCTTACCCGCGTGATGCGCTTTTCGACTGTCTCCATGTCGGCAAGAATCAATTCAAGATTGATCGTTTCAATATCATCAATCGGATCGACTTTCCCTGACACGTGCGTAATATTGTCATCAGCAAATGCGCGTACAACGTGGCAGATCGCATCTACCTGACGGATATGAGAAAGAAACTTATTTCCGAGTCCTTCACCTTTAGATGCGCCTTTTACGATCCCCGCGATATCAGTGAATTCAAACGCAGTCGGCACCGTTTTTTTCGGGTTTACCAATTCAGTCAGCTTTTGCAGACGTTCATCAGGCACTTCCACGATTCCCACGTTAGGGTCAATTGTACAGAACGGGTAGTTGGCTGATTCGGCACCAGCCTGGGTAATTGCATTAAACAACGTCGATTTTCCGACATTCGGCAAACCGACAATTCCAGCAGTTAAAGCCATTCTTTCATCTCCTCTATATCAAACCATCATCGTATAAACGTATTGTAAACCTAGAGCAATTATAAGGAGGTTCATAGGAAAAGACAAGCTGAGAAAAAAGCATTTCCCGCACTCTCTCTCCTTAGATTATCCTTTTTTAACCGCTACCAGACAGTCAAAAAGCGTACTTCCCATTCCATTATCGGAATTTGAATCCTTTGT is a window encoding:
- the ychF gene encoding redox-regulated ATPase YchF is translated as MALTAGIVGLPNVGKSTLFNAITQAGAESANYPFCTIDPNVGIVEVPDERLQKLTELVNPKKTVPTAFEFTDIAGIVKGASKGEGLGNKFLSHIRQVDAICHVVRAFADDNITHVSGKVDPIDDIETINLELILADMETVEKRITRVSKLAKQKDKEAVFEFDILSKLKEAFEQEKPARSVEFTEEQQKLVKQLHLLTSKPVLYVANVSEDEVADPSGNEYVAKIREYAAGENAEVIVVCAKIESEIAELEGEEKQMFLEELGIEESGLDQLIKASYSLLGLATYFTAGEQEVRAWTFRKGMKAPECAGIIHTDFERGFIRAETVAYEDLLAGGGMSGAKEAGKVRLEGKEYVVQDGDVIHFRFNV